TGCACAGAACTTTCAGCTTTATTTAGGACAGGTGAGAAAACTTGTAGTCCGTTAACTTGACGCTGCCTTGGGTCACATCTTCAGTAGGTGAGAGCAAATTAGCCAGCTAACAAGTACGTGTGTCGGCGGCTGCATTATGTCTTATAGCGTAAAACGCATAGGGTTTCTCGCGTTACTAACATGTTGTTCCTAAATGAAAAAATGAAGTTGACTACACACGCGAGTgaatccaaattaaatattggaaaGTGCATGTCTCCAATTCCCCCTGGCTCCTTCGCCCTTGTTCTTACGTCTTTGGACATTGATGGGGTCTTTTGCTACCAATAGGAATCTTTGGTCTGATTTAGTATTTTGCCATTTTCAGAAACTAGAAAAGTCACTggtaatggatggatgtgtttaaTTATTATTGAGAACGACTGAGAGCTTAATTGATAATACAGTATCCGAGGTTCCCTTGCTGTTTCTGGGGATGGGAAATGTTTTGTAACACTAGTAAGTAATGAATCTGTCCTACCTAGTGTTACAGACTGACTTTTATTTGTGCTCGTGTTCACATTACCTGTGACCTTCAGCTCCAAAAGGTCTCTAAATGACACCTAAAACATTCTATAAATATCTGTAGTCACGATCATTGAATATAATTCTAGACACAGCTACTTCTGGTCCCTGCAGCCCTGacctgggtggatggatggatggatggatgtaatttcTGCTGGATATTTAATCACTGTTTTCACAAAAATAGTCTTTAATGGACTTTTCTCTACACCAAGCATGACAGACACAGTCTAAGCCAAAACTTATCAAAGTGCGCCCTCTAGTGAGAGTAGAAATTCCAGTGAATAGGGAAATGCTTACGACATTAAATACACATGATGGCATTGTGGAGTTTcctttttactttgtttttgtACTTAATACATCCAATAATACAATAAACAACATTTATGCTAAAAGCAGCAAATCAAATTATTGAATAACAATAAATACTTGACCTTTATAACAGATATATAGGTTATATAAAATGGCACAATAAGAATTTTGGATGATTTAGATAAAATTGATAATTTCACATGAAATAAAAAACGGATGCGTCCTTGAATTAGTAGCCATATTGTTAACAAGTActattttgttttaaaaggATTTTCTTAAAAACTCATTCAGAAATGTTTTACATTCTGAGCTGGGAAATTGACTGCTAAAACAGTAACACAAAGAAACTGATACTGTGCacactttaaaatattttaagcatttaaaacaataaaatacacaTGATTATCACCATGACCCTTTACGGATACTCTAAATATTAACACTATAATATAACCTATAATTTCTCCATCTGGgaaataaaatcaaattaacTCAATAACATTATTAATCTGATTTTGTAGCCCCTATTATGACTATACGAAGCAATAGCAGCTGAACCATTTGAAGCCACattttgtgtgcgtgtttgtgtgtgtgtatgtttgcatGAATTTGCCGCATTATAGGGTTTATTTGTCTGTGTTTTTCATGGAGAGAAAGGTGCGTTATGCAAAAACGACCCAATTTCCCCTCAGGGATGCATCAAGTATCGCTATTACTATTATTAACAAATAATGGCAGCTAACAGTGTCAATGTAGGGTTACCAAAAGGCTGTAGATTCATTTACAGGAGTGCAGCTGACTGCTGTGAGAGCTTCAGCCAGCCAGCTATCAGGTAACTTTGCCAGCTTTCATCCTAGAACTAGGCTAGCCACATGTGCCTCATCAGTATGGCTCCAAACTTAATCTGGCAACCTCCTAAAAGTGACCCGTGGCAACTTAGGAAAGCCAAAAGGTTTAactgaaaaaccctaaaaactGAAATTACTGAGACATCTCTCCAAACCGAATACTGTGCAGCATAAAGGAGCAAATCTATCTGAATGTCTGAGAACTAATTAGAGGCACGCAGGTGTCAGAGAGAGACAGCTAGCCCTTTAAGCAGATGGAAAGCCCAGGAAAACTGAGCCCAGGATCCCAGAGGAATTCCCACGGGTCCGAACACCAGTTTTCAGTGGAGCAATGGAATGCTTGGTGGCACAACTGAGTACCAGACTGAGATATCCGCATCATGTTTACATTACTACTCATTCCTTCACAATGCCGTGGAGCTAATGCACCCCCTAGCCTCCATTACTGACCATGCCAGTCAGGTGGCTACCCTCCTGCTTCAGATTCAGACCCAACTTCTGCAGGTCCAGACCCATGGAGGCCAACACCTGGAGCAGGGTGAGCTCCTGGTTGGTGGCCTGATCCACAAGGGCAGGGCACGTGGGATTGCACTGTGGCCACTGGCAACTGTCGATCAGGTTAAAGGGGCAGCCCTTGATGGTGGTCTTGCTGTTACGGTTGGATTCCTGCAGACTCTTATCCCAGCACTGCAGAGCTCGTGTAAGTGAGGTCCCTTTAACttgaaaatccatccagttactGTGTAGAGACAGCAGGGGACAGTAAGTCAACCTCACTTTTCAGGCTTCACTGCACTTTGTTTTTATTCTCTCAAAGTCCACTTGtgaatcagctctgcatgcaaCTTCACACTTCTGCACTGCACGACAAAACTGCCTATGCCTACCTTAAACTTTTCCTGACCTCACAGCAAGCTCTACACCAGATCACCTTTGACCTCACTTAACCATATACCCCCAGTCCTCGATTCTGGCCCCCGTGCCAGCCCTACCCCCCACCCTTCTAGGCAGGAGGGAGTCAGGCTTGGTCCCAAATGGGGAGAGTGAAAGTGTGACATGGCACCCAATGACAGATAGAATGTGGGGTGATGAATGAGCCTCCATAAACAGGAGCATGAGTTCATCCTGCAGAGATGGAGCAGCATATGTTAGTGCAGTCTTCAGGCCGTTTCAGATGTCCTTACCTTTTAGTGATCAACGTGTGGGCcaagcaggagggagcaaacACCGCCCTAGAGATGTACATCACACAATGACCAGGGAGCACACCACAAAGGCTCACTATAAACCTAAACTAACTCTGACCCTAATTACCCAGCCACCATGGTGAGTCACACGATACATCCATAAATCCATACTCCAACCTTGGTcagagtggggggagggggtgctggaggcaggggtacaccctggacaatGGCAGCCCagttttaaacacacacatgcccTGATACTCACATTACGGGCACTTTAGAGATAAAATTTAGTCAAACTTAAGATGGAATCTTGtatgacatggagagaacatgcaaaatccaggttcttaaacattttttttttggaaatcatTGAGATTTTAATTGAGAATGTTTCGATTTATAAGGGTGTTAACACAAGGGTGTTCACTTTTTTGCAAAAGAGAAGCGCATCACACTCACAAAACATCCTTGAGCGAATTTTTGAGCTCCTTTCCCAGGTTCTGCATGTAGGTCCACTGCTGCTCAGACAAGGACTGCCCACCCAGGTAGATGTTCTCCAGCCGCAGCTGCTCCTCATCAAATAACCATTGCACCACGAATAGAGGGGCTGAGAAAAGATGTAAGAGGGTGTCTTTACCCAATAGTGCTCTAAGAGCCATGCAGGCAAAGGCACTATAAATGGCGAGTTATACATACAGGACAGGGAAGAGTAGAGCTTGGGGCCAAAGAAGCAGTGCCACTCCTCTCCTTTCCGATACTGCTGACGGCACTTCTCTGGGATCATCCCGTTCCACAGTCTGCAGGTGCAGTAAAACATTCCCATAACATTCCCCGTCATCATTCATGGGGACATATGAAAAACATTGGGGACTGTTTTGGAGTTTTGTTTTTTACCTTCgaacacaaacaaacagaccAGACAGACCTGTGAAGTGAGAGCTCGTCCTCACTTGACATCTTCTTACCGGAGGCCTTTTTTGATGGCATCTGCTGGTGTGCAGGACACGCTGTCGGGACACTCAGGCACCTTCTGCTGCTTACTCTCCAAAAACCAACCAGAGTCTACCAGACCACGGACCTGTGCCTCTGcacccagctgctccagctggGCAGACACCTTCTCGATGTTCAGCAGCACGCCTGTACCCCCTGCACTGTCATGACAATGATGGTACTCCTCTGtaatttgtacatttgtctGCTTGCTTTGTACATTTGACTACTCGATTCATACATTCGTCTGCCTGCAAGAGTACATTTGTCTGCTTGAACTTACAGTCAACCTGCAGGCATTGAACGATAAACCACTAAAATCactttaatattacatattttcacTGACATTTCCATAaaggccaatatgtatgtggataAATCAGGCAAGGAGACCTACCTCGTACCAGCCAACATAATGACCTTTGCTTGTTTGATGCCCTTGAGAGTGAGATCTTTGATCACCTCCCGGATAATAAGGGAGCCCATGAAGGCGTATTCAACTGTAAGAAACAAGACTGTCACAACACAGAATCTCCACATACATGACACACTTGTCTGTGGTGAGAGCCATACCCGTATCTTTTCCCTGTCGGGCTTTTGCGGGCGGTCCAGTTCCACTCCACACATCACTGGAGCAGTATGGAACGAATCTGGAATGATAAACTTGGCTCACACACCAACTTATCTCAGAACACATTATGAGGCGTTTATGGGATCAGCACGAGTCACTGTCTTTCAATGAAGGACACAGACACATGAACTTGAACCTTATGATGAACTTGACCCTTATCTGGATAATCTTTTTTTTCAAGAACTTACACAATATTGGCATTCCACCAGTGAGGATTTTCTTCAGGTTGTGCTGAGAGGATTCCAGTACCTGTAACGTATTTCAAGCAAAACACCACTTAGACATGTAGTAAAATAAGCATCAGGAGAGAGAAAGGTTGACTGCAGCACAGGATACAGTCATCTACTGTGGAACAAGTATCACTAGCCGAAACAGTGTGAAAGCATATCAGCCAACCTTTTCGTGTCTGGGGCCAGTCCGATGAGCTCATGAGCCGAGGGATATTTTTGTATCTGGAGTCGCAGGTCTCTTTGTTGTAGCAGCACCAGCCACCTAAAAATATGATGCTAATATTATCCTTAGCAGATTACAAAGAGGAGATCCCATTCAGCCCTCCAGCTAACCCCCTTAGGTCTGGCCAAGGAATGCACCTGCGATTGCACCTGCTCGATTCACCTGCTCAGAACTGCTGATGCTTAGAGGATGGGCTTGCATTGAACTGTAACCATAGGGGATACTGTGATTGAGTACCTTCGAGTAACTATATAAGGCTAGTTCACTTCTGGACTAGGGTAACACTTGGATACATTtttgaaaatgtatattttcacTGAACAAGGCTAACTTTTATCAATAGGACTAAGATAcaaattaaaatatttcaaGAGTGCTTTTGAACAAATGAGCAGTACATTAACAATACCAACCTTCCAAAAATATGAGCCATCGTTTGCTTCCTCTGAATTCCTTCAAGTAAAACCTACAGAACACCAACGGGTTATGTTGAAATATAAACCACTGAAATATGCTATAAATCCATGTTGGAACTAATGCTTTCAATTAAACTACAAATAAAGCAGAACATTTtataaatgtcttttaaaataACTGAGATGAGATTTAGGTTTAAGGTTAACTTTTGAGGACTGTACAGTTCTCCAGCAGGTGGAGGGGTATCTCACCCAGCTGCCGTCCCATCGTTGCAGGTGACCTGTGTGTTCTTGAGGAAGTGCAATTTCATGTCATCGCTGACCTTATTGCCGGAGGCTCCTCGCCCTCCAGGGCCCGCTGTCACAGGGTGTGCCTCATCCTCAGAGGCCACCTCGCCCCCCTGCTGGCCCCCAGTCTTTCTGGGTGATTTGCTACCAGCTTTAGTATTGCGGTTACTTTGGCAGTTCAGCCCTCCAAACAGGAGCAGCAATGCCACATGGTACAGCACTTTCATAGCAAATCAACCAGATCTCTTCAAGGAAGACAGAAAGACCCAGGGAAACATTTTAATAAGAGTGCTTCCCTTGACAGAAAGAACATTATGTTCACAAAATGCACACTTATTACACATGCATGCAACGGTTGTTGACTTAGTCAGCAGAGTGTTTTCTAAACTGATTAGTCGTTAGTACTACGCATTATTGATCCAGTAAAGTGAGAGCTGGGCATGTGATGACCACCCGCCTGACAGCAAAATACCTTTTCAGTATCCACTTGGGGAAAACGTCAGGCGTGCCAGGGGACCCCTAGGCCAGTCGAGGTGGCGCTGTAGCTGCGAAGAGTGGAGATCAAGCGGAAGGTGGTGAGCGTGGGCTCGGTAGCTTCTGGTCAAGCCTCACATGTGGGTCGGGCTTTATAGTGCCATCATATGGATCACATTTCCCAGCATTCTCTTTGAGCTGCCGCCAAATCTGGCCGGACAACGCACAGGGTTGGATGGTACACGCCGAGGAGAAAAGATAACACACGCTCTCCGGAACGCATTTCAAAGGCCCCCTCCCACCTTGGGTTAGAAACACCCAGCCCACACCATTAGACTGAGGATTAAATCAAACAGCTCAATGTCTGGTCTGACATGATGCAAATTTCAGGCAGTTTGTTACCTCCAGTCACACATCTTGAGGTCAATGTTAAAAATCAGGCAGGTTAGCACATCTGAATGAAGACGGCCACTTGACAGAGATCCAGGCTGATCTAGCAGGGCAGCTTTCATGCAGACTCTTGTACCATTCAGTAAAAACCCTTTCCTTGACTCAACACGTGCACCCAACACATAAGCAACAGTCCACCTCAAATGTTATGTAAAAATGCacctgtttttttattattgatcAATGCAATGCGATTTGCACATGTATTATAATGGAGAGTCACTAGGATTAGGAGTGCGCAGGAGTCAATAACAGGAATTCATGGCCTAATACAGTACATTGTGATGAAGAACAAACACAGTGTCTTTCACAGTGGCTCAGTTCCGGCTTTAGACAAACCCTCAGAATAGGGTGTTTGGTAAGTGCAGTAGCACTTTTTGACCTTTCTCACTGCAATCatttgttttatattaaaaacTCTTATCAGGCTTCATTAATATATTCAACATAATATTATCATTTTAAAAGAAGTGgtaaataatattaaaatgtaAGCAGGCCTGGTGTTATCTTCCAAAGAATAAATAGAGTGTGATTTCAGTATGAGCAAGGTCACAAACAGGCACAACTGCATTAATCTGCtctgctgcaaataaaaaaacacaccagctcagagattaaaataatgtaaaattaggCAGACATCACTCAGACAATAAACGCTTAGGGCAAAATTTTTCAAAAAAGTGAACGCAGTCTGTGGTTTATTGTCCACAGAACCTCCTAATGCAACTTGAAAAAGTGATGACTTTAAACAAGTAACTTTCTGTGTCGTTTACCTTCAGCCACGTCTTCGGCAGATTCAGGTGTGAGTCAGTACCCCTGGGCTAGGAGTTTGACTCCAGGGCTGAAAAGGCAGGGTATTTCAAACTGATCTCACGTATCCCCAGGATAGCTACAGGGTGACGTGTTGATCAGCAAAGGAGATCACAAGCCTGGCCTCTGAAATGCTCATCAATGAAATGCACACCATCCCATCGTGTCAATCAAACCATTAACAAGACTCTGAGAGGGACGGGGCTCTCACACCCGGCAGAGGGGACTGTGCCCTCACATGCCTAGGCTCCCTTTGCAGCGACTGCATCTTCAGCTCTGGGTTATGTTCATATTCCAGCTCAAAATTGCACCATTCACGCTGCCCCAGTTTATCGAGTTTATGGTCACTTTCAATTATGTATGGTGACTTACATTGAATTAGTGAATTGGTTTCACTAATACATAAGCATGTTCTTTGGTCTGTTCAAACCACTGGCATTCAAGAAGTACTTACAGAATAACAAGGGGTCAGATTATCATCCTTCCAGTTGCTTAAAGCAGGCAAGACACTCACTGTGTTTTCAATCTACCATCGGCACAAACAACTTGCTGCATTTTTCatgctcaagcttagctcgaCATCTTTGGATTGTTAAGACCTATTTGCTGTTGTGACACCTTTTAAGTGATGCCAGCAAAACACTAAGATATGTGAAAATATCTTTTGTTGtacaatttatttttctttcaaaagAAAGTCAATGACATACTGAATTTGATCTACCGAGCTGAAAATGTTTCATTCCTTGACCATGCAGAAGAACCATCTGTCTTATCATAAAATCTATTCAACAATCTGTTAAGCAGATACTTGAAATAGCTGAAAAATGAACCAATTGCTGTAAATCTATCACCTTTTTAGCCAGAAAGTTTTGAGCAAAGCACATAGATGCCATTGTTGGCATTTTGCTGCTTTGATATTGGCTTCGACAGATGATATTTTTTGCAGGAGTCTGGGTAGACGAGCCATATTTTTACATATACCAATGAAGAAAGCAGACTGATAGTCCTGGTTCCCTTGGCATTACTCACATCAGGGAGCTTGTCCGTGTTCTGCTGGAACCTTGAAAAAAATGTCACATGAGAGACCTCATCTATGCACAAGCAGCTGAGAACTTGTTTACAAAAGAGTTTTCTCTCATACCCCCCAGCGATGGGCAGGCAGTTGGCAAAGAAATGTAAAGTGAAGGACAGAGCAGACAGAACAACGTTGACAGGACATTTCATTAGCAAACATGCAAAGCAGGACCCTACTTCATGCTATCCTCCGTTGTTTGGAATCCAGGTTTTAAATGGATCCACTCGGCAGCCTGACCGGCCCAAGTACATCGTCTGTCATGCATGTGTGTCATCGCTGCTGCAAGGTCTAAGGCCAAGCAGGAGCATTCATCAGCTGACAGTCCCCATGCAAACCATGCGATGAACAGTGCTGCAAACTTGATGTAGGGGACACTGGCCATGTGATTGTCCTTTAtagtacacacatatacagattCTTATAGTGCAGACTTTGAAATAAACACTATGATGTACAACCACAGAAATAAGCCCAAGCCActcagagctacaacagtgaaGGTGTTTCTtcaagtttatatatatattaaaaatgcatatatattgTGTAAAACTCAtaggcagccaatgaaaataatgtttttttgtttacttaatcttcatgttggtgtagaactatgCTATTATGCCCGCCTAGGTATATCggtttagccatttcaaaacttctCCTAAAATCACCCTAATGCAATAACCATTCAATacatccatgtattttttttactcaaccactagcacaccttgtCCAGCTAATCAATATCTGGTATAATGGTTCTTTTTATCTAAGTCAGTGAGCTGGtcgtgaaatttaagaaatacatGACATATCTGAGGTGCGGTTTGAgaactgaagcagtgttcatc
The sequence above is a segment of the Brienomyrus brachyistius isolate T26 chromosome 5, BBRACH_0.4, whole genome shotgun sequence genome. Coding sequences within it:
- the notum2 gene encoding carboxylesterase notum2 gives rise to the protein MKVLYHVALLLLFGGLNCQSNRNTKAGSKSPRKTGGQQGGEVASEDEAHPVTAGPGGRGASGNKVSDDMKLHFLKNTQVTCNDGTAAGFYLKEFRGSKRWLIFLEGGWCCYNKETCDSRYKNIPRLMSSSDWPQTRKGTGILSAQPEENPHWWNANIVFVPYCSSDVWSGTGPPAKARQGKDTVEYAFMGSLIIREVIKDLTLKGIKQAKVIMLAGTSAGGTGVLLNIEKVSAQLEQLGAEAQVRGLVDSGWFLESKQQKVPECPDSVSCTPADAIKKGLRLWNGMIPEKCRQQYRKGEEWHCFFGPKLYSSLSSPLFVVQWLFDEEQLRLENIYLGGQSLSEQQWTYMQNLGKELKNSLKDVLAVFAPSCLAHTLITKSNWMDFQVKGTSLTRALQCWDKSLQESNRNSKTTIKGCPFNLIDSCQWPQCNPTCPALVDQATNQELTLLQVLASMGLDLQKLGLNLKQEGSHLTGMVSNGG